In Miscanthus floridulus cultivar M001 chromosome 5, ASM1932011v1, whole genome shotgun sequence, one genomic interval encodes:
- the LOC136450442 gene encoding tryptophan--tRNA ligase, chloroplastic/mitochondrial-like isoform X2, whose amino-acid sequence MQRIGGIRSCFCSCSIYFIIDFYKYIAVYGSFCCSFKFVRLCLSLCSKYLQITLPYEAPLLSKATRSTAAIYLACGVDSSKASIFVQSHVRAHVELMWLLSSSTPIGWLNRMIQFKEKSRKAGDENVGVALLTYPVLMASDILLYQSDLVPVGEDQTQHLELTREIAERGNNLYGGRKWKKLGGRGGLLFKVPEALIPPAGARVMSLTDGLSKMSKSASSDQSRINLLDPKDVIANKIKRCKTDSFPGMEFDNPERPECRNLLSIYQIITGKTKEEVVSECQHMNWGTFKTTLTEALIDHLQPIQVRYEEIMSDPAYLDNVLLEGAGKAAEIADITLNNVYQAMGFLRR is encoded by the exons ATGCA GAGGATTGGAGGAATAAGGAGCTGCTTTTGTTCTTGTTCTATTTATTTCATAATTGATTTTTATAAATATATTGCTGTCTATGGTTCATTTTGTTGCTCTTTTAAATTTGTTAGGTTATGTTTATcactttgttcaaaatatttgcaGATTACTTTACCATATGAGGCGCCACTGCTTTCCAAAGCAACAAGAAGCACTGCTGCAATATATCTGGCGTGTGGCGTCGACAGCTCCAAG GCTTCTATCTTTGTACAGTCTCATGTCCGTGCTCATGTTGAGTTGATGTGGCTATTGAGTTCTTCTACTCCTATTGGCTGGCTGAATAGAATGATCCAGTTCAAAGAGAAGTCTCGCAAGGCG GGTGATGAAAATGTTGGGGTTGCACTTTTGACTTATCCTGTTCTAATGGCTTCTGACATCCTTTTGTACCAG TCCGATCTGGTACCTGTTGGTGAAGATCAAACACAACATTTGGAATTAACTCGTGAAATAGCTGAGCGTGGAAATAATCTTTATGGTGGAAGAAAGTGGAAGAAATTGGGAGG GAGAGGGGGTTTGTTATTTAAG GTTCCTGAAGCCCTTATTCCTCCAGCAGGGGCTCGTGTTATGTCCCTAACTGATGGTCTCTCCAAG ATGTCCAAGTCTGCTTCTTCAGATCAGTCTCGTATTAACCTTCTTGACCCAAAAGAT GTGATCGCAAATAAAATCAAGCGCTGCAAAACTGACTCATTCCCAGg TATGGAGTTCGACAACCCAGAGAGGCCGGAATGCAGAAATCTTCTCTCTATATACCAGATTATCACTGGGAAGACTAAGGAG GAAGTTGTTAGTGAGTGCCAACACATGAACTGGGGTACATTCAAGACTACTCTTACGGAAGCTCTAATTGATCATTTGCAGCCTATTCAG GTCCGTTATGAGGAGATAATGTCTGACCCAGCCTACTTGGATAATGTTCTTTTAGAAGGAGCAGGAAAAGCTGCTGAGATAGCGGACATCACCCTAAACAATGTTTACCAAGCCATGGGTTTCTTGCGTAGATAA
- the LOC136450442 gene encoding tryptophan--tRNA ligase, chloroplastic/mitochondrial-like isoform X1, which yields MSRALLSHVLHCPPHFAYTCFRSGVGARGGLLASGIHPLCRLNCSAVEAVPGPSEEESAPPARKKRVVSGVQPTGLVHLGNYLGAIKNWVALQDLYETFFFIVDLHAITLPYEAPLLSKATRSTAAIYLACGVDSSKASIFVQSHVRAHVELMWLLSSSTPIGWLNRMIQFKEKSRKAGDENVGVALLTYPVLMASDILLYQSDLVPVGEDQTQHLELTREIAERGNNLYGGRKWKKLGGRGGLLFKVPEALIPPAGARVMSLTDGLSKMSKSASSDQSRINLLDPKDVIANKIKRCKTDSFPGMEFDNPERPECRNLLSIYQIITGKTKEEVVSECQHMNWGTFKTTLTEALIDHLQPIQVRYEEIMSDPAYLDNVLLEGAGKAAEIADITLNNVYQAMGFLRR from the exons ATGAGCCGCGCACTCCTCTCCCACGTCCTCCACTGCCCGCCGCACTTCGCGTACACCTG CTTTAGGAGTGGCGTTGGTGCCCGAGGAGGACTGCTCGCTTCTGGCATCCACCCGCTCTGTCGTCTCAATTGCAGCGCGGTTGAAGCCGTTCCCGGCCCCAGCGAGGAAGAGTCTGCTCCTCCGGCAAGGAA GAAAAGAGTAGTTTCTGGTGTACAGCCAACAGGATTGGTTCACCTTGGAAATTATCTAGGGGCGATTAAGAATTGGGTTGCACTTCAG GATTTATACGAGACATTCTTTTTCATCGTGGATCTTCATGCA ATTACTTTACCATATGAGGCGCCACTGCTTTCCAAAGCAACAAGAAGCACTGCTGCAATATATCTGGCGTGTGGCGTCGACAGCTCCAAG GCTTCTATCTTTGTACAGTCTCATGTCCGTGCTCATGTTGAGTTGATGTGGCTATTGAGTTCTTCTACTCCTATTGGCTGGCTGAATAGAATGATCCAGTTCAAAGAGAAGTCTCGCAAGGCG GGTGATGAAAATGTTGGGGTTGCACTTTTGACTTATCCTGTTCTAATGGCTTCTGACATCCTTTTGTACCAG TCCGATCTGGTACCTGTTGGTGAAGATCAAACACAACATTTGGAATTAACTCGTGAAATAGCTGAGCGTGGAAATAATCTTTATGGTGGAAGAAAGTGGAAGAAATTGGGAGG GAGAGGGGGTTTGTTATTTAAG GTTCCTGAAGCCCTTATTCCTCCAGCAGGGGCTCGTGTTATGTCCCTAACTGATGGTCTCTCCAAG ATGTCCAAGTCTGCTTCTTCAGATCAGTCTCGTATTAACCTTCTTGACCCAAAAGAT GTGATCGCAAATAAAATCAAGCGCTGCAAAACTGACTCATTCCCAGg TATGGAGTTCGACAACCCAGAGAGGCCGGAATGCAGAAATCTTCTCTCTATATACCAGATTATCACTGGGAAGACTAAGGAG GAAGTTGTTAGTGAGTGCCAACACATGAACTGGGGTACATTCAAGACTACTCTTACGGAAGCTCTAATTGATCATTTGCAGCCTATTCAG GTCCGTTATGAGGAGATAATGTCTGACCCAGCCTACTTGGATAATGTTCTTTTAGAAGGAGCAGGAAAAGCTGCTGAGATAGCGGACATCACCCTAAACAATGTTTACCAAGCCATGGGTTTCTTGCGTAGATAA
- the LOC136450441 gene encoding NADP-dependent malic enzyme-like, whose product MASGSAVLLQRSYSRAREYLRLQRTASYSVALHLEGEGLRWWWSNSCGRGGRFGARAAHRMAGSGEGENGGVPAGGEVAMASGVVTGGVEDAYGEDRATEDQPGTPWAVCIASGHSLLRDPRHNKGLSFTEKERDAHYLRGLLPPVVLSQDLQEKRMLQNVRQFHVPLQRYMALMDLQERNERLFYKLLIDNVEELLPVVYTPTVGEACQKYGSIFRRPQGLYVSLKDKGRILEVLRNWPEKSIQVIVVTDGERILGLGDLGCQGMGIPVGKLALYTALGGVRPSACLPITIDVGTNNEDLLKDEFYIGLKQRRATGQEYSELLDEFMAAVRQNYGQKVLVQFEDFANHNAFTLLEKYRTNHLVFNDDIQGTAAVVLAGLIAALKSVGGTLADHTFLFFGAGEAGTGIAELVALEISRQAKVSVEEARKKIWLVDSKGLIVTSRKETLQPFKKRYAHEHEPVKDLLGAVKAIRPTALIGSAGVGQSFTKEVIEAMSSINERPIILALSNPTSQSECTAEQAYTWSQGRAIFGSGSPFDPVKYNDKLFVPAQANNAYIFPGFGLGVVISGAVRVSDDMVLAAAEGLAEQVTPEHIEKGLIYPPFSIIRKISANIAARVAAKAYDLAMASQLPRPKDLVKYAESCMYSPVYRSYR is encoded by the exons ATGGCCTCGGGGTCCGCCGTGCTTCTACAGCGCTCCTACTCGCGCGCCCGAGAATATTTACGGCTCCAGCGCACCGCCAGCTACTCAGTTGCGCTGCATTTGGAGGGCGAGGGCCTGCGCTGGTGGTGGAGCAACAGCTGCGGCCGCGGCGGGAGGTTTGGCGCGAGAGCGGCGCACCGTATGGCGGGATCAGGGGAGGGGGAAAACGGCGGCGTGCCGGCGGGAGGTGAAGTCGCGATGGCGTCGGGCGTGGTGACTGGCGGCGTGGAGGACGCCTACGGCGAGGACCGCGCCACCGAGGACCAGCCTGGCACGCCGTGGGCCGTCTGCATCGCAAG TGGCCACTCCCTACTGAGGGATCCAAGGCACAATAAAGGCCTCTCGTTCACGGAGAAAGAGCGGGACGCGCACTACCTGCGAGGATTATTGCCTCCAGTAGTGCTATCTCAGGACCTCCAG GAGAAGAGGATGTTGCAGAATGTTCGGCAGTTCCATGTCCCGTTGCAGCGCTACATGGCGCTAATGGACCTTCAG GAGAGAAATGAGAGGCTATTTTACAAGCTCCTGATTGACAATGTAGAAGAACTACTTCCTGTTGTGTATACACCAACAGTTGGGGAAGCTTGCCAGAAGTATGGGTCGATCTTCAGACGACCGCAGGGCTTATACGTCAGCCTGAAGGATAA GGGGAGGATCTTGGAGGTACTGAGAAACTGGCCAGAGAAGAGTATTCAGGTTATTGTGGTCACTGATGGTGAGCGTATTTTAGGCCTGGGAGATCTTGGTTGCCAG GGCATGGGAATTCCTGTGGGGAAGCTTGCACTGTATACTGCTCTTGGAGGTGTACGGCCATCTGCT TGCTTGCCTATTACCATTGATGTGGGGACAAATAACGAAGATCTACTAAAGGATGAATTCTACATTGGACTAAAGCAAAGAAGAGCAACTGGCCAG GAATACTCTGAACTTCTGGATGAGTTTATGGCTGCAGTTAGGCAGAACTATGGGCAAAAAGTTCTTGTCCAG TTTGAGGACTTTGCAAACCACAATGCATTTACACTTCTTGAGAAGTACAGGACAAACCATCTTGTATTTAATGATGATATCCAG GGCACGGCTGCTGTAGTGCTTGCAGGGCTTATCGCTGCTCTGAAATCTGTTGGTGGGACTCTAGCTGATCATACATTCTTGTTCTTTGGTGCAGGAGAG GCTGGTACGGGCATTGCTGAACTGGTTGCTCTGGAGATATCCAGACAG GCAAAGGTTTCTGTAGAAGAGGCTCGCAAAAAGATCTGGCTGGTTGATTCAAAG GGACTGATTGTAACCTCACGTAAAGAGACACTCCAGCCATTTAAGAAGCGATATGCACATGAGCATGAACCTGTCAAAGATCTCTTAGGTGCTGTTAAG GCTATCAGACCGACTGCACTAATAGGATCAGCTGGTGTGGGTCAAAGTTTCACGAAAGAGGTGATTGAGGCTATGTCTTCGATTAATGAG AGACCGATTATCCTTGCTCTATCAAACCCAACGTCACAATCTGAATGTACTGCTGAACAAGCATATACATGGAGTCAG GGGCGTGCCATATTTGGGAGTGGAAGCCCATTTGATCCGGTGAAATATAATGACAAGCTGTTTGTGCCTGCCCAG GCAAACAATGCATACATTTTCCCGGGGTTTGGACTAGGGGTGGTGATCTCAGGAGCGGTCCGGGTGTCAGACGATATGGTCCTTGCTGCTG CTGAAGGACTAGCTGAACAGGTAACCCCGGAGCATATTGAGAAAGGCCTGATCTACCCGCCCTTCTCCATCATCAGGAAGATTTCAGCTAACATAGCTGCCCGTGTCGCCGCAAAAGCTTATGATCTCG CAATGGCTAGCCAGCTCCCTCGGCCAAAAGACTTGGTGAAGTACGCTGAGAGTTGCATGTACAGCCCCGTCTATCGATCGTACAGGTGA